The DNA region GTCGGGGATCTCGTTCTCGATCCGGAGGATTCCAATGGCAAACTACAAGTCATCCGGTTCTAAGGCCCATCTTGCCGCACTTGCCCTGCTAGCGCTGAGTAGTATCGCCCGGCTTTGTCCAGGCCCCGCGCTGGCCGACGGCACGGGGAGCCTGATCATCGACATTCACGATGGTCAGCCCTGGTCACCTAACTACGAAACTGGTGCACACTACGCCTCCGGCAATTTCATGCCGGGTCTCGACACCTGGGGATCATACTTCGTCGTGGAGCGACTGTGGTTCTACCACGGCGGCCCATATGCGGAATCGGGAGTCCCTTACCAGGTTCACTTCATGGTGCGGGATCGAGAACAGCTGCCGGAGCACTACTACGTTGAGTTCTACTTCGATCGAACCACCACCTGTAACTACTGCTGGGAAGAGCTGGTCCTCGGCTATCCGATTATTGGCTACGGCCCAGACGACGATACAAGCGATCTTGGCGTGTTCATTCGCCCCTTTGGCGGATCGGTCGTGAATCCTGCACCCTTGCTCTGGCATGACTGCTGCCCGAACCACGATCAGCTAGCGGCGACTTTCTGGGTGTCTTTTCCACCGCCGCCGGAGCCCACGAGCGGCCCGCAGGTGCGGGACATGTACGAACTACTCTACTACTACAGCGACCTCGGCCTGGGGGAAGTTCTGCTCGGCATGGAGGTCTCCAGCGACGTGATTGTGCCGACGGGATCGATGAGCTTCTCGGCAGTGAAGTCGCTGTACTGAGCTGCGTGCCGCTCCTCGCGAGATCGCTTGAGCCATAGGCAGCCATCCCCTGCCCTTCTCGGGTTGGCACCGCGCATCATCCGGCGAGCTTGGGGGATCCCTCGTTTCGGAGGGTGAGCCCCCCTGGCCGACTCCTTGCACCAGCCCCGCGGCGGGAAAGGAGTCCGCATGTCCAGGCTAGCCGAGGGCGACACGCTGGCGACGGCCCCGCGCAGGGACGCGCTGCTCGCCCTGCTCGCCGAGCGCCTGCCCTACGGGCTGCTGCTGCTGGACGCGGACGGGCGCGTGCTCGAGGCGAACGCGCGCTTCTGCGAGCTCTGCGACTGCCCGCCCGAGCGCCTGCGCGAGCTCGCCGCGCTGCGCGAGCTGCCCGTGCTCTCCCAGCTCGGTCTCGCCGCCGCGGTCGCGCGCATGCAGCGCTCCGGCGCCGACTTCACCCTGGACCAGTCGCCGGGCGTCGCCTTCGCGGGCAGCCCGCGTTTCCTGCGCTTCAGCGGCCGCTGCCTGCGCGAGGGCGGCGCGCTCGCCGGCTACGCGGTGATCGTCGAGGACATGACGGCCCTCGGCGATCCGAGCGGGCGCCTCAAGTCCAGCCTCGGCCAGCTCCGCCGCGTGATGGTGGGCGCCGTCGAAGCGATGTCGACGATGGTCGAGCGCCGCGACCCCTTCGTGGCCGGCCACCAGCGCCGCGTCGCCCAGCTCGCGATGGCGCTCGGCGCCGAGCTGGGCATGGACGCCTTCCAACTCGAGGGGCTGCGCATCATGGCGCTGCTCCACGACATCGGGAAGGTGGCCGTGCCCGCCGAGATCCTCTGCAAGCCCGCGCGCCTCAGTCCTGCCGAGCGCGCGATCGTGCGGCGCACCCCGCAGACGGCGCAGCGCATCCTCAAGCGCGTCGAGTTCCCCTGGCCCGTGGCCGAGGCGATCGGCCAGCACCAGGAGCGCCTCGACGGCAGCGGCTACCCGGCCGGCCTGCAGGGCGAGGAGATCCTGCGCGAGGCGCGCATCCTCGCCGTTGCGGACACCGTGGAGGCGATGCTCACGCACCGGCCGTACCGGTCCGCGCACCCGCTGCCCGCCGTGCTCGCCGAGATCGAAGGCCAGCGGGGCCGCCAGCTCGATGGCGAGGTGGTCGACGCCTGCCTGATTCTCTTCCGCGAGAAGGGTTTTGCGTTCGAGGCGATCTAGGCCACAGCCCCGCCACGTCCGCGTTTTGCCACCCGCGGCGCCGCCG from bacterium includes:
- a CDS encoding HD domain-containing protein — encoded protein: MSRLAEGDTLATAPRRDALLALLAERLPYGLLLLDADGRVLEANARFCELCDCPPERLRELAALRELPVLSQLGLAAAVARMQRSGADFTLDQSPGVAFAGSPRFLRFSGRCLREGGALAGYAVIVEDMTALGDPSGRLKSSLGQLRRVMVGAVEAMSTMVERRDPFVAGHQRRVAQLAMALGAELGMDAFQLEGLRIMALLHDIGKVAVPAEILCKPARLSPAERAIVRRTPQTAQRILKRVEFPWPVAEAIGQHQERLDGSGYPAGLQGEEILREARILAVADTVEAMLTHRPYRSAHPLPAVLAEIEGQRGRQLDGEVVDACLILFREKGFAFEAI